A window of the Tachyglossus aculeatus isolate mTacAcu1 chromosome 2, mTacAcu1.pri, whole genome shotgun sequence genome harbors these coding sequences:
- the LOC119942300 gene encoding LOW QUALITY PROTEIN: trimethylguanosine synthase-like (The sequence of the model RefSeq protein was modified relative to this genomic sequence to represent the inferred CDS: inserted 1 base in 1 codon) has product MLCPKWSLMAELWLCVEAPGADDEIVCLCSRAFIEDRKLYYLGLKGFYVKEVDSSNIREKQLEVEEEDDLHLHEIKEPGFNSALALGEGELDSEAELMRSMGLLLQFGSLSAHKNFEVSMNTRNKTTKIKKKKKKKSQQKYLNDILREPWEDNICDDELASDDPSLIPEQSEKSVICELQNNGEDTETGKLTPKNELPNNLEVTEKWEKYWSHYGEGLLRQSWQEKHPALELGAEIWNSPDTKEKWEQHYSELYWYYWEQFQYWEVQGWTFDISQSTDISEQKKEVSDLQDTSFTDIDTTEGPPLDRRIYSASPAIPSYKESSSSTGHNEEVVFGISNINLNPEEVEHGKLDLAEIYTSHQQPDSANSERENPCVSNQSEPCDGGSRKRCTSGNRXPQQPDSQASLGTYTNKETSPSNDKGGDDSEEDPPEYKSVKLKRSHELDIDENPAADFDDNGSLLGFKHGSGLKRYVTALGHLNINNQVLDVVRVQHKSETKVPMGCSEMPCEYYI; this is encoded by the exons aTGCTTTGCCCGAAGTGGAGCCTCATGGCTGAGCTGTGGCTCTGTGTGGAAGCCCCCGGGGCGGACGACGAAATCGTTTGCCTCTGCTCCAGGGCCTTCATCGAGGATCGCAAGTTGTACTATTTAGGATTGAAGGGGTTCTATGTCAAAGAAGTTGACAGCAGCAATATAAGAGAGAAACagctggaggtggaggaagaggatgacCTTCATTTGCATGAGATAAAAGAACCTGGCTTCAACAGTGCTTTGGCTTTGGGAGAAGGTGAACTGGATTCAGAGGCTGAACTCATGAGGAGTATGGGATTGCTGCTTCAGTTTGGGAGTCTATCTGCTCACAAGAATTTTGAGGTTTCCATGAATACCAGAAACAAAACAACTAAaatcaaaaagaagaaaaagaaaaaatctcAACAGAAGTACTTGAATGACATTTTGCGAGAACCCTGGGAAGATAACATATGCGATGACGAATTGGCTTCAGATGATCCATCCCTAATCCCTGAACAGTCAGAGAAATCTGTCATATGTGAACTTCAGAACAATGGGGAAGACACAGAAACTGGGAAACTGACTCCTAAAAATGAATTACCTAACAACCTGGAAGTTACAGAGAAATGGGAAAAGTATTGGAGTCATTACGGAGAAGGACTGCTGCGGCAAAGCTGGCAGGAGAAACACCCTGCTTTAGAACTGGGAGCTGAAATTTGGAATTCTCCTGACACCAAGGAAAAGTGGGAGCAGCATTACAGTGAACTCTATTGGTACTATTGGGAGCAGTTTCAGTACTGGGAAGTTCAAGGGTGGACTTTTGACATTTCTCAAAGCACTGATATTAGTGAACAGAAaaaagaagtaagtgacttgcaagACACAAGTTTCACCGATATAGACACTACGGAGGGACCACCATTGGATCGTCGTATTTATTCTGCATCTCCAGCCATTCCCAGTTATAAAGAAAGCTCTAGTAGCACAGGGCATAATGAGGAAGTAGTTTTTGGAATTAGTAACATAAATCTAAATCCCGAAGAAGTAGAGCACGGCAAGTTAGACTTGGCGGAAATTTATACTAGCCATCAGCAGCCAGATTCAGCTAACAGTGAAAGAGAGAATCCTTGTGTTTCCAACCAAAGTGAACCCTGTGATGGAGGAAGCCGGAAAAGGTGCACGTCTGGAAACA AGCCCCAGCAGCCAGATTCACAGGCTTCCTTGGGAACATACACAAACAAGGAAACATCACCCAGCAATGATAAGGGTGGAGATGATAGTGAAGAAGATCCTCCAGAATATAAATCAGTCAAGCTCAAAAGAAGCCATGAGCTAGACATCGATGAAAATCCAGCCGCTGACTTTGATGACAACGGTTCTCTCCTAGGATTCAAGCATGGCTCAGGCCTAAA GAGATATGTTACTGCTTTAGGACACTTAAACATAAATAACCAAGTATTGGATGTTGTGAGAGTGCAACATAAATCAGAAACAAAGGTTCCTATGGGTTGCAGTGAGATGCCCTGTGAATATTACATTTAA